One genomic segment of Actinoplanes ianthinogenes includes these proteins:
- a CDS encoding leucyl/phenylalanyl-tRNA--protein transferase, with amino-acid sequence MDSAPGDAPAAIGGRLDPATVLAGYRHGVFPMPVVSAAEAEVNHFLYEDSVAAGTTAVLDSPLPDPFALTWWSPDPRPVIPYGRLAKPRSLMKLLRNRLRWTTTANQHFDRVLAECRANRTPEWLTDELCECMVELHKLGWAHSVEVWDGDELVGGAAGIGVGTVFTLDTCFHRQTNASKVALLDMECRLAGTGVTLLDVEWDSEQSRRLNAGPVPRREFLAALSRGGDPVPLAGGVEEVRRLGFLRTPAE; translated from the coding sequence ATGGATAGTGCCCCGGGCGATGCGCCGGCCGCGATCGGTGGCCGCCTCGACCCGGCGACCGTCCTCGCCGGCTACCGGCACGGCGTCTTTCCGATGCCGGTGGTGTCCGCGGCCGAGGCCGAGGTGAACCACTTCCTGTACGAGGATTCGGTGGCGGCCGGGACGACCGCGGTGCTCGACTCGCCGCTCCCCGATCCGTTCGCGTTGACCTGGTGGTCACCGGACCCGCGCCCGGTCATCCCGTACGGGCGGCTCGCCAAGCCACGCAGCCTGATGAAGCTGTTGCGTAACCGGCTGCGCTGGACCACCACCGCGAACCAGCACTTCGACCGGGTGCTCGCCGAGTGCCGCGCGAACCGCACTCCCGAGTGGCTCACCGACGAGCTGTGCGAGTGCATGGTGGAGCTGCACAAGCTGGGTTGGGCCCACAGCGTCGAGGTCTGGGACGGCGACGAGCTGGTAGGGGGCGCCGCCGGTATCGGCGTCGGCACGGTGTTCACCCTGGACACCTGCTTCCACCGGCAGACCAACGCCTCGAAGGTGGCGCTGCTCGACATGGAGTGCCGGCTGGCCGGCACCGGCGTGACGCTGCTGGACGTCGAGTGGGACAGCGAGCAGAGCCGGCGGCTCAATGCCGGGCCGGTGCCGCGCCGGGAGTTCCTCGCTGCCCTGTCGCGCGGCGGCGATCCGGTCCCGCTGGCCGGCGGCGTGGAGGAGGTACGCCGCCTGGGCTTCCTGCGCACGCCCGCCGAGTGA
- a CDS encoding helix-turn-helix transcriptional regulator, whose product MIRTDILGNSPIFVIGLVDTLTKAGIKVVAMRTSPTVDASSLADAAVIDLDALRIPHDLTHITEVAKSAAVLVLSNSDCIEAEMYLRAGASGVVSKLESCEGIIGAIRAVTSGSRVWPTESGGEHTALHADTAGAHLSKREAQVLRQISRGLTHGQIATRLDISPHTVDTYVKRIRAKLGVGNKAELTRAALLGQPAA is encoded by the coding sequence ATGATCCGCACCGACATTCTCGGCAATTCACCCATCTTCGTCATCGGCCTAGTCGACACCCTGACCAAGGCCGGCATCAAGGTCGTCGCCATGCGAACCTCACCCACAGTGGACGCCTCCTCCCTCGCGGATGCGGCTGTGATCGACCTCGACGCGCTTCGGATACCCCACGACCTGACGCATATCACCGAGGTGGCCAAGAGCGCGGCGGTCCTGGTCCTCAGCAACTCGGACTGCATCGAGGCCGAGATGTACCTACGGGCCGGAGCGTCGGGCGTCGTGAGCAAATTGGAGTCCTGTGAGGGCATCATCGGCGCGATCCGGGCGGTGACGTCCGGAAGCCGCGTCTGGCCGACCGAGTCCGGTGGCGAGCACACCGCGCTGCACGCCGACACAGCGGGCGCCCACCTGTCCAAGCGCGAGGCGCAGGTGCTGCGGCAGATCTCCCGTGGCCTGACCCACGGTCAGATCGCCACCCGGTTGGACATCAGCCCGCATACGGTCGACACCTATGTCAAGCGCATCCGGGCCAAGCTCGGCGTTGGCAACAAGGCGGAACTCACCCGGGCCGCGCTGCTCGGCCAACCTGCCGCCTAG
- a CDS encoding ParB/RepB/Spo0J family partition protein — MAHARSLAQTEANLPPIVVHRRTMRVIDGAHRLTAARLRGEREISAKLFDGDDNEAFLLAVRLNVSHGMPLSTADRRAAAVRIIRAQPRLSDRTIALTAGLAAKTIGSLRRKIDGPQAQARIGRDGRVRPINGAAGRGIAAELIASHPDATLRQIAKDAGISVETARSVRARLRAGEDPVLDRRTRPDRADRAEDRQMTVKLPEADPSDELRSLLKTMQSDPSLRYTESGRMLLRWLGPRVLLTDEIPLPLRQIPPHSRINLGALARACAAAWIQLAMGLEDDQAGGQHG, encoded by the coding sequence ATGGCTCACGCGAGATCACTGGCGCAGACGGAAGCGAACCTGCCACCGATCGTGGTGCACCGCAGGACGATGCGGGTGATCGACGGGGCGCACCGGCTCACCGCCGCCCGGCTGCGCGGCGAGCGGGAGATCTCCGCGAAGCTGTTCGACGGCGACGACAACGAGGCGTTCCTGCTCGCCGTCCGGCTCAACGTGTCACACGGCATGCCCCTCTCGACGGCCGATCGGCGTGCAGCGGCCGTCCGGATCATCCGCGCTCAGCCGCGGCTGTCGGACCGGACCATCGCCCTCACCGCCGGTCTGGCGGCGAAGACCATCGGATCGCTGCGCCGCAAGATCGACGGCCCGCAGGCACAGGCGCGGATCGGCCGGGACGGCCGGGTCCGGCCGATCAACGGCGCGGCCGGGCGGGGGATCGCGGCCGAGCTGATCGCCAGCCACCCGGACGCGACCCTGCGCCAGATCGCGAAGGACGCCGGCATCTCCGTGGAGACCGCGCGGAGCGTCCGAGCGCGCCTGCGGGCCGGCGAGGACCCGGTACTGGACCGGCGGACCCGGCCGGACCGCGCCGACCGGGCGGAGGACCGGCAGATGACCGTGAAGCTGCCGGAGGCGGACCCCTCCGACGAGCTGCGGTCGCTGCTCAAGACCATGCAGAGCGATCCGTCGCTGCGTTACACCGAGTCCGGCCGGATGCTGCTGCGCTGGCTCGGTCCGCGGGTGCTGCTGACCGACGAGATCCCGCTCCCGCTGCGCCAGATCCCGCCGCACTCCCGGATCAACCTCGGCGCGCTGGCGAGAGCCTGTGCGGCGGCCTGGATCCAGCTCGCCATGGGGCTCGAGGACGACCAGGCGGGCGGTCAGCACGGCTGA
- a CDS encoding fatty acid desaturase: protein MADSDLAERYRFAPDILAEVRAASRPDNWHGPLEAVEHWTWIAVWCAASVLAWRHTPWWLAVPVCIVAIFFIGGRQRGIAGMLHMATHRAFMANHRVGSVIGAVLGGYPVLQSYTGYRASHLGEHHGRLGDPDRDPDYRQYRDNGLCGDDLSRRALRRYLWRVITPRATASYVLYLLRHRIMTASEHPTERVLRVTLLAAVLAWAVLGGWWPWLLLLWFVPLVTTQVWIGAVSELMEHFPLIETAPRVDIYMSWNRVYGLGTRFLLGEKDGEGFHLVHHLYPRTPMWRLREVDAILRRDPVYAALPRLGGALGGLEQIYRSLPPRRDHTGPAVART from the coding sequence GTGGCCGATTCGGATCTCGCCGAGCGGTACCGCTTCGCGCCGGACATCCTCGCCGAGGTCCGGGCGGCGTCCCGGCCGGACAACTGGCACGGCCCGCTGGAGGCCGTCGAGCATTGGACCTGGATCGCCGTCTGGTGCGCGGCGTCGGTGCTGGCGTGGCGGCACACCCCCTGGTGGCTGGCGGTGCCGGTGTGCATCGTGGCGATATTCTTCATCGGCGGCCGGCAGCGGGGCATCGCCGGCATGCTGCACATGGCCACGCACCGGGCGTTCATGGCCAACCATCGGGTCGGCAGCGTGATCGGGGCGGTCCTCGGCGGATACCCCGTGCTGCAGAGCTACACCGGATACCGGGCCTCACATCTCGGCGAGCACCACGGCCGACTGGGTGACCCCGATCGGGACCCGGACTACCGTCAGTACCGGGACAACGGGCTGTGCGGGGACGACCTGAGCCGCCGGGCGCTGCGCCGGTACCTGTGGCGCGTCATAACGCCGCGGGCGACCGCCTCGTACGTGCTGTACCTGCTGCGGCACCGCATCATGACAGCCAGCGAGCACCCGACCGAGCGAGTGCTCCGGGTGACCCTGCTGGCGGCGGTGCTCGCCTGGGCCGTCCTGGGCGGCTGGTGGCCCTGGTTGCTGCTGCTCTGGTTCGTGCCGCTCGTCACCACGCAGGTGTGGATCGGCGCGGTGTCGGAGCTGATGGAGCACTTTCCGCTCATCGAGACGGCTCCCCGGGTCGACATCTACATGTCCTGGAACCGGGTCTACGGACTGGGCACCCGGTTCCTGCTGGGTGAGAAGGACGGCGAAGGCTTCCACCTGGTCCACCACCTGTACCCCCGGACGCCGATGTGGCGGCTGCGCGAGGTCGACGCGATCCTGCGCCGCGACCCGGTGTACGCGGCCCTGCCCCGGCTCGGCGGCGCCCTGGGCGGCCTGGAGCAGATCTACCGATCGCTGCCCCCGCGGCGGGACCACACCGGTCCCGCGGTCGCCCGCACCTGA
- a CDS encoding thioesterase II family protein yields MTAPSTESTFEASARWLRRPRPCHDPATRLVCLPHAGGTASAYASWAARLPARIELIAVQYPGRQDRLAEPCARSVQEIADALVAALAPYADRPLYLFGHSMGGLVAYEVAARLEAGAGPGPAGLFVSGTLAPHRFLPPREVLDDAIIEAELRASGWTDPMVFEHPELRELVLPALLADFRAVLSYRRRDPARLRCPIVAYAGSDGAADVPAQLASWGELTSGPAAWRRFDGDHFYLQPREAELIADILTRMSK; encoded by the coding sequence ATGACCGCACCCTCGACAGAGAGCACCTTCGAGGCATCGGCGCGGTGGCTGCGCCGGCCGCGTCCCTGCCACGACCCGGCGACCCGTCTGGTCTGTCTGCCGCACGCCGGCGGCACCGCCAGCGCGTACGCTTCCTGGGCCGCCCGGCTGCCGGCCCGGATCGAGCTGATCGCCGTGCAGTACCCCGGCCGGCAGGACCGGCTGGCCGAGCCCTGCGCGCGGTCCGTCCAGGAGATCGCCGACGCGCTCGTCGCGGCGCTGGCCCCCTACGCCGACCGGCCGCTGTACCTGTTCGGGCACAGCATGGGCGGCCTGGTCGCCTACGAGGTCGCGGCCCGGCTGGAGGCCGGCGCCGGGCCGGGTCCGGCGGGCCTGTTCGTCTCCGGCACGCTCGCCCCGCACCGGTTCCTGCCGCCCCGGGAGGTGCTCGACGACGCGATCATCGAGGCGGAGCTCCGGGCGTCCGGCTGGACCGATCCGATGGTGTTCGAGCACCCGGAGCTGCGCGAGCTCGTGCTACCGGCGCTGCTGGCCGACTTCCGGGCGGTGCTGTCCTACCGCCGCCGCGATCCGGCGCGGCTGCGGTGCCCGATCGTCGCTTACGCGGGCAGCGACGGTGCCGCCGACGTGCCTGCCCAGCTGGCCTCCTGGGGCGAGCTGACCTCTGGCCCGGCCGCCTGGCGGCGCTTCGACGGCGATCACTTCTACCTCCAGCCCCGGGAGGCCGAGCTGATTGCCGACATCCTGACCCGGATGTCTAAATGA
- a CDS encoding branched-chain amino acid aminotransferase, with protein MSSLEFETRQNPTPVAVAEREALLANLGFGRTFTDHMVSISYADGKGWYDARLEPYAPLRMDPATAVLHYAQSVFEGLKAYRAPDGGVVMFRPDANAARFTRSAERMAMPPLPPELFLHSLRVLIEQDRDWVPGSGESSLYLRPIQYASEVYLGVRPALEYQFLVLASPVGAIFAGGPKPCSIWLEREYNRSGPGGTGAAKCGGNYASSLLAQAEAMRHGCEQVVFLDAKEHRYFEELGGMNVFFVLGDTLVTPPLTDTILPGITRDSVITLARHRGLTVQERLYSIDEFRSDAASGALTEMFACGTAAVITPIARLLSADGEIVVGDGGSGRVTMSLRSALLDIQYCRAEDEFGWVHRIV; from the coding sequence ATGAGCAGCCTTGAGTTCGAAACTCGACAGAACCCCACCCCCGTCGCCGTGGCCGAACGGGAGGCGCTGCTGGCGAACCTGGGCTTCGGGCGGACCTTCACCGACCACATGGTGTCGATCAGTTATGCCGACGGCAAGGGCTGGTACGACGCCCGACTCGAGCCCTATGCCCCGCTGCGGATGGACCCGGCCACCGCGGTGCTGCACTACGCCCAGTCAGTCTTCGAGGGACTGAAGGCATACCGCGCGCCCGACGGCGGGGTCGTGATGTTCCGGCCCGACGCCAACGCCGCGCGGTTCACCAGGTCCGCCGAGCGCATGGCGATGCCGCCGCTGCCGCCGGAGCTGTTCCTCCACTCGCTGCGAGTTCTCATCGAGCAGGACCGGGATTGGGTTCCGGGCAGCGGGGAGTCCAGCCTCTACCTACGGCCGATCCAGTACGCCTCCGAGGTGTACCTGGGAGTGCGGCCGGCGTTGGAGTACCAGTTCCTGGTGCTGGCCTCGCCGGTCGGGGCGATCTTCGCCGGTGGGCCCAAGCCGTGCTCGATCTGGCTGGAGCGGGAGTACAACCGGTCGGGCCCCGGCGGCACCGGGGCAGCCAAATGCGGGGGCAACTACGCCTCCAGTCTGCTGGCCCAGGCTGAGGCCATGCGGCACGGCTGCGAGCAGGTGGTCTTCCTCGACGCCAAGGAGCACCGGTACTTCGAGGAGCTCGGCGGCATGAATGTCTTCTTCGTGCTCGGGGACACGCTGGTCACCCCGCCTCTGACCGACACGATCCTGCCGGGTATCACCCGGGACTCGGTCATCACCCTGGCCCGGCACCGCGGGCTCACCGTCCAGGAGCGGTTGTACTCGATCGACGAGTTCCGGTCCGACGCCGCGAGCGGTGCGCTGACGGAGATGTTCGCCTGCGGTACGGCGGCGGTGATCACGCCGATCGCCCGGCTGCTGTCCGCTGACGGCGAGATCGTCGTGGGTGACGGTGGGTCGGGGCGGGTGACGATGTCGCTGCGCTCCGCCCTGCTGGACATCCAGTACTGCCGCGCCGAGGACGAGTTCGGCTGGGTCCATCGCATCGTCTGA
- a CDS encoding chlorinating enzyme produces MTESVVQKATQGLTAEQVQFFTENGFIGPFDLYSEEEASLVWSQAMIDMVTSENKPHDSTIINYDRHLDCEALSRHIAQPAIVHKLRSLMGDDIMCWKTHIFEKEPGDSGTGWHQVEAFTVYNEAETVSYPSLRYTEESTAATQELTVWTAFSEADKEHGCLRFLPGSHKQWYYDESKPMTYNVENKAHDFFGYDYAELKLDKDWDPNSHEIVDMELKPGQFVIFLAKCVHGSRPNTSTTRRVGLASRYVAPSVRVYEHIDRLSGFGDSIDLDYHGCVLVSGEDKYGHNRMYQENLNGFPFPKVESDDH; encoded by the coding sequence GTGACTGAAAGCGTTGTCCAAAAGGCGACCCAGGGTCTGACGGCCGAACAAGTCCAGTTCTTCACGGAGAACGGGTTCATCGGCCCCTTCGACCTCTACTCCGAGGAAGAGGCTTCGCTGGTCTGGAGCCAGGCCATGATCGATATGGTCACGTCCGAGAACAAGCCGCACGACTCGACCATCATCAACTACGACCGCCATCTCGACTGTGAAGCGCTGTCCCGGCACATCGCCCAGCCGGCGATCGTCCACAAGCTGCGGAGCCTCATGGGCGACGACATCATGTGCTGGAAGACGCACATCTTCGAGAAGGAGCCCGGCGACTCGGGAACAGGCTGGCACCAGGTCGAGGCGTTCACTGTGTACAACGAGGCGGAAACCGTCTCGTATCCCTCGCTGCGTTACACCGAGGAGTCCACGGCCGCCACGCAGGAGCTGACCGTCTGGACGGCCTTCTCCGAGGCGGACAAGGAGCACGGCTGCCTGCGCTTCCTGCCCGGCAGCCACAAACAGTGGTACTACGACGAGTCGAAGCCGATGACGTACAACGTCGAGAACAAGGCCCACGACTTCTTCGGCTACGACTACGCGGAGCTCAAGCTCGACAAGGACTGGGATCCGAACAGTCACGAGATCGTCGACATGGAGTTGAAGCCCGGCCAGTTCGTCATCTTCCTGGCCAAGTGCGTCCACGGCTCGCGCCCCAACACGAGTACCACCAGGCGCGTGGGGTTGGCGTCGCGTTACGTCGCACCGTCCGTGCGGGTCTACGAGCACATCGACCGCCTCAGCGGGTTCGGCGACTCGATCGACCTCGACTACCACGGATGCGTCCTGGTGTCCGGCGAGGACAAGTACGGGCACAACCGGATGTACCAGGAGAACCTCAACGGCTTCCCCTTCCCGAAGGTCGAGTCCGATGACCACTGA